The proteins below are encoded in one region of Microbacterium pygmaeum:
- a CDS encoding SLC13 family permease: MMDAVKLAVIGVVLLVAGGVAVTTGALPVAEAAGIIERVWPILLFVVAVTITAELASTAGVFDVAASALARFGRGRTWSLWLLVVLLAVLATAFLSLDTTAVLLTPVVVVVARAHRLDPLPFAFTTVWLANTASLVLPVSNLTNLLAVHRLGGADTAFFVALLGPSALVAILVPVGILGLVHRRALRGRYEAAPPPRVEDRVLLVAASVIVLALLPLLVSGVAVWIPAVVASVVLGGFFVWRSPRTLRFALVPWQLLVFASGLFLAVGAVQALGSGAILDVVAGRGEDLISLWQLAAAGMVGANAIDNLPAYLALEPTAETPLRLAALLIGVNAGSLITPWASLATLLWHQRLVSVGVEVPWRRSMLLGVIAAPATVGLAVLPLAMR, translated from the coding sequence ATGATGGATGCTGTGAAGCTCGCGGTCATCGGCGTGGTCCTGCTCGTCGCCGGGGGCGTCGCGGTCACCACCGGCGCGCTGCCCGTCGCAGAGGCCGCGGGGATCATCGAGCGCGTCTGGCCCATCCTGCTGTTCGTCGTCGCGGTCACGATCACCGCCGAGCTGGCATCCACGGCCGGCGTGTTCGACGTCGCAGCATCCGCCCTCGCCCGCTTCGGTCGGGGACGGACGTGGTCGCTGTGGCTGCTGGTGGTCCTGCTGGCCGTCCTCGCCACGGCGTTCCTGTCGCTGGATACGACCGCCGTCCTGCTGACCCCCGTCGTGGTCGTCGTCGCTCGGGCCCATCGCCTCGACCCGCTGCCGTTCGCCTTCACCACCGTCTGGCTGGCCAACACGGCCTCGCTCGTGCTGCCGGTGTCGAATCTGACCAATCTGCTCGCGGTGCATCGGCTCGGCGGTGCCGACACGGCGTTCTTCGTCGCCCTGCTCGGGCCCTCCGCGCTCGTCGCGATCCTCGTTCCCGTCGGGATCCTCGGGCTCGTGCACAGACGCGCCCTGCGCGGTCGCTACGAGGCGGCGCCGCCCCCGCGGGTCGAGGATCGAGTCCTGCTGGTCGCGGCGTCGGTGATCGTCCTCGCGCTCCTGCCGCTCCTGGTGTCGGGCGTCGCCGTGTGGATCCCCGCCGTGGTCGCATCCGTCGTGCTGGGCGGATTCTTCGTCTGGCGGTCGCCGCGCACCCTTCGGTTCGCGCTCGTGCCCTGGCAGCTGCTGGTGTTCGCGTCCGGGCTCTTCCTCGCGGTCGGAGCCGTCCAAGCGCTCGGCTCCGGCGCGATCCTCGACGTGGTGGCCGGCCGCGGCGAGGACCTGATCTCCCTCTGGCAGCTCGCCGCGGCGGGCATGGTCGGCGCGAACGCGATCGACAACCTCCCCGCCTATCTCGCTCTGGAACCGACCGCCGAGACTCCCCTGCGCCTGGCAGCGCTGCTGATCGGCGTGAACGCCGGGTCGCTGATCACGCCGTGGGCGTCCCTGGCGACGCTGCTGTGGCACCAGAGGCTCGTGTCGGTCGGTGTCGAGGTGCCGTGGCGGCGCTCCATGCTGCTGGGTGTGATCGCCGCTCCCGCCACGGTGGGCCTGGCGGTTCTGCCGCTCGCGATGCGCTGA
- the thrS gene encoding threonine--tRNA ligase, with translation MTDVTLPSDASYPADGFRLFPDRSVVALRVNGELKDLATTVDESDVVEPVTIDSDDGLQILRHSAAHVLAQAVQRINPQANLGIGPPITDGFYYDFAVEESFTPEDLKAIDKEMQRIIREGQRFVRRVVTDEEARAELAAEPFKLELIGLKGGSKEAAEGASVEVGAGELTIYDNVNRDGETVWKDLCRGPHLPSTRLIGNGWDLTRIAAAYWRGSEKNPQLQRIYGTAWPSKDALRAYQERLAEAAKRDHRRLGKELDLFSFPEEIGSGLSVWHPRGGIVRQEMEQHALRRHRAAGYTYVYTPHITKRDLFIESNHLVTYAEGMFPPIRMDEERDESGEITKQGVDYYLKPMNCPMHILIYRERARSYRDLPMRLAENGTVYRNELSGALHGLTRVRGFTQDDAHLFVTPEQLEGEVSEVLEFVLSLLRDFGLSDFELELSMRDDEKSKWIGDEEHWAEATDALRRVALASGLKLTEVPGEAAFYGPKIDLKVKDAIGRTWQLSTVQLDFNLPERFDLEFTDRDGQKKRPVMIHRALMGSIERFFAILLEHYAGDFPVWLSPVQVVGVPVAEQYGDYLDEVIQALRAEEVRAEVDHSDERMQKKIRTHTTGKVPLILIVGEQDRAAGTVSFRFRDGSQENGVPIADAVRRIRSAIDSHALVSTAEDFA, from the coding sequence TTGACTGACGTCACCCTCCCGTCGGACGCGTCCTACCCCGCCGACGGTTTCCGCCTCTTCCCCGACCGCAGCGTCGTCGCCCTCCGTGTGAACGGCGAGCTGAAAGACCTCGCGACGACCGTCGATGAGTCCGATGTCGTCGAGCCGGTCACCATCGACAGCGACGACGGCCTGCAGATCCTGCGCCACTCCGCCGCACACGTGCTCGCCCAGGCCGTGCAGCGCATCAACCCGCAGGCCAACCTCGGCATCGGTCCGCCCATCACCGACGGCTTCTACTACGACTTCGCGGTGGAGGAGTCGTTCACCCCGGAGGACCTCAAGGCCATCGACAAGGAGATGCAGCGCATCATCCGCGAGGGTCAGCGGTTCGTCCGCCGCGTAGTGACAGACGAAGAGGCGCGGGCCGAGCTGGCAGCGGAGCCGTTCAAGCTCGAGCTCATCGGGCTGAAGGGCGGTTCGAAAGAAGCGGCGGAGGGCGCTTCCGTCGAGGTCGGCGCGGGAGAGCTCACGATCTACGACAACGTGAACCGTGACGGCGAGACGGTCTGGAAGGACCTCTGCCGCGGGCCGCACCTGCCGAGCACCCGGCTGATCGGCAACGGATGGGACCTCACCCGCATCGCCGCCGCGTACTGGCGGGGGAGTGAGAAGAATCCGCAGCTGCAGCGCATCTACGGCACCGCGTGGCCCTCGAAGGATGCGTTGCGCGCGTACCAGGAGCGCCTTGCCGAGGCGGCCAAACGCGACCACCGGCGTCTGGGCAAGGAGCTGGATCTGTTCTCGTTCCCGGAGGAGATCGGCTCCGGCCTGTCGGTCTGGCACCCGCGCGGCGGGATCGTGCGCCAGGAGATGGAGCAGCATGCGCTGCGCCGTCACCGCGCCGCCGGCTACACCTACGTGTACACCCCGCATATCACCAAGCGCGACCTGTTCATCGAGTCGAATCACCTCGTCACCTACGCCGAGGGCATGTTCCCGCCGATCCGCATGGACGAGGAGCGCGACGAGAGCGGCGAGATCACCAAGCAGGGCGTCGACTACTACCTCAAGCCGATGAACTGCCCGATGCACATCCTGATCTACCGCGAGCGCGCCCGCAGCTACCGCGATCTGCCGATGCGGCTGGCCGAGAACGGCACCGTCTACCGCAACGAGCTTTCCGGAGCCCTGCACGGACTCACCCGCGTGCGCGGGTTCACCCAGGACGACGCGCACCTGTTCGTGACCCCCGAGCAGCTGGAGGGCGAAGTCTCCGAGGTGTTGGAGTTCGTGCTGTCCCTGCTGCGCGACTTCGGGCTCAGCGACTTCGAGTTGGAACTGTCGATGCGCGACGACGAGAAGTCGAAGTGGATCGGCGACGAGGAGCACTGGGCCGAGGCGACCGATGCCCTGCGTCGAGTGGCGCTGGCCAGCGGACTGAAGCTCACCGAAGTGCCTGGTGAGGCCGCCTTCTACGGACCGAAGATCGATCTCAAGGTGAAGGACGCGATCGGCCGCACGTGGCAGCTGTCGACCGTGCAGCTGGATTTCAACCTGCCCGAACGGTTCGACCTGGAGTTCACCGATCGCGACGGCCAGAAGAAGCGCCCCGTCATGATCCACCGTGCCCTGATGGGTTCGATCGAGCGTTTCTTCGCCATCCTCCTGGAGCACTATGCCGGCGACTTCCCGGTGTGGCTCTCGCCGGTGCAGGTCGTGGGTGTGCCGGTGGCGGAGCAGTACGGCGACTACCTCGACGAGGTCATCCAGGCGCTGCGCGCCGAGGAGGTGCGCGCCGAGGTCGATCACTCGGACGAGCGCATGCAGAAGAAGATCCGCACCCATACGACCGGCAAGGTGCCGCTCATCCTGATCGTGGGGGAGCAGGACCGCGCGGCCGGCACGGTCTCGTTCCGATTCCGTGACGGAAGCCAGGAGAACGGCGTGCCGATCGCGGACGCCGTGCGCCGCATCCGTTCCGCCATCGATTCGCATGCGCTGGTGAGCACGGCGGAGGACTTCGCGTGA
- a CDS encoding HIT family protein: protein MTDAADRPLEDAATLPGVPDEFQRLWTPHRMAYIAAGPQPLRDVCPFCAAPDKSDEDGLIVARGRSAYVLLNLFPYNSGHLLVCPYRHISTYDEATAEEVAEIGALTQTAMRVLRTVSRCDGFNIGMNQGAIAGAGVDGHLHQHIVPRWASDANFFPIIAKTKALPQLLGDVRIAIADAWPA, encoded by the coding sequence GTGACGGATGCCGCGGACCGGCCGCTCGAGGACGCCGCGACCCTCCCGGGCGTGCCCGACGAGTTCCAGCGTCTGTGGACCCCGCACCGGATGGCGTACATCGCGGCAGGTCCGCAACCGCTGCGCGATGTCTGCCCGTTCTGCGCGGCGCCGGACAAGTCCGACGAAGACGGCCTGATCGTTGCGCGCGGTCGGAGCGCCTATGTGCTGCTGAACCTGTTCCCGTACAACTCCGGACACCTGCTGGTGTGCCCGTACCGCCACATCTCGACGTACGACGAAGCAACCGCGGAGGAGGTCGCCGAGATCGGCGCGCTCACCCAGACCGCGATGCGGGTGCTGCGCACGGTGTCGCGGTGCGACGGATTCAACATCGGCATGAACCAGGGCGCCATCGCCGGAGCCGGCGTCGACGGACACCTGCACCAGCACATCGTGCCGCGGTGGGCATCGGACGCGAACTTCTTCCCGATCATCGCCAAGACCAAGGCGCTGCCGCAGCTGCTGGGGGACGTCCGGATCGCGATCGCGGACGCCTGGCCCGCCTGA
- the pdxY gene encoding pyridoxal kinase PdxY has protein sequence MKILSIQSAVAYGHVGNSAAVFPLQRIGVEVLPVYTVNFSNHTGYGAWRGPMISPDDVRDVITGIGERGVFPEIDVVLSGYQGGEGIAQVILEAVAQVKAANPAAVYACDPVMGNAKSGCFVAPAIPVLLRDRVIPAADIITPNQFELGYLTGTEPDTLESTLASADAARAMGPSTVLVTSVERPDREAGTIEMLVVTGEGAWIVQTPLLPMKANGSGDVTAALFTAHFVSSGDAADALARTVSSVYDLLELTYESGERELQLVEAQESYARPRMQFAPRRVR, from the coding sequence GTGAAGATCCTCTCCATCCAGTCCGCGGTCGCCTACGGCCATGTCGGCAACTCCGCAGCGGTGTTCCCGCTGCAGCGGATCGGCGTGGAGGTGCTGCCGGTGTACACGGTCAACTTCTCCAACCACACCGGCTACGGCGCCTGGCGTGGCCCGATGATCAGTCCGGACGACGTGCGCGACGTGATCACCGGCATCGGCGAGCGCGGCGTCTTCCCCGAGATCGACGTGGTGCTCTCCGGCTATCAGGGCGGCGAGGGGATCGCCCAGGTGATCCTGGAGGCGGTGGCGCAGGTGAAGGCCGCGAATCCGGCCGCCGTGTACGCCTGCGATCCGGTGATGGGCAATGCGAAATCCGGATGCTTCGTCGCGCCGGCGATCCCGGTGCTGCTGCGGGATCGGGTCATTCCCGCCGCCGACATCATCACACCGAACCAGTTCGAGCTGGGCTATCTCACCGGCACCGAGCCGGACACGCTCGAATCCACGCTCGCCTCGGCCGACGCCGCGCGTGCGATGGGACCGAGCACGGTCCTGGTGACCAGCGTCGAGCGTCCGGATCGCGAAGCGGGCACCATCGAGATGCTCGTGGTCACAGGTGAGGGCGCGTGGATCGTGCAGACCCCCCTGCTGCCGATGAAGGCCAATGGGTCCGGCGACGTGACCGCGGCGCTGTTCACCGCCCACTTCGTCTCCAGCGGCGACGCGGCCGATGCGCTGGCGCGCACCGTGTCGAGCGTCTACGACCTGCTGGAGCTCACCTACGAGTCGGGTGAGCGCGAACTGCAGCTCGTCGAGGCGCAGGAGTCCTACGCGCGACCGCGCATGCAGTTCGCCCCGCGGCGCGTGCGCTGA
- a CDS encoding aminotransferase class I/II-fold pyridoxal phosphate-dependent enzyme, whose product MELEISGRSAAEIASSLRTLVERGMLPPGGSLPSVRALADRLGVNRNTVVAAYGELARAGVVESRGRGGTRVLDRAEVAQEGFAADTVLRDVGTGNPDPDLIPGFLPALTAMAGRPVLYGEPVIDPGLERWATAWMSEDLAPSAPARLTITSGAGDAVERLFADVLTRGDAVALEDPCFLTSIHTVRLGGYRPVPVPVDDQGMTVDGLRAALQQGVRAVLCTPRAQNPTGASLSADRAEALRDLLREHPYVLVIEDDHFSMLSRAPLHSLIGPEHRRWALIRSVSKFLGPDMCLAVTASDPDTADRLATRLTPGTTWVSHLLQRLTHTLVADPAVTEGIARASAHYAERNASFADRLTAHGVPTRAGDGLNLWVALPVPARAVTQQLMRRGWLARSGDEFVLSDASSARRLRLTVHDLDDTEAEQLAADIAAAVRAVRGRPVRAEVG is encoded by the coding sequence ATGGAGCTGGAGATCAGCGGTCGCTCCGCGGCGGAGATCGCGAGCAGTCTGCGAACGCTCGTCGAGCGCGGGATGCTGCCGCCGGGCGGATCCCTGCCCTCCGTGCGCGCCCTCGCCGACCGGCTCGGCGTGAATCGGAACACGGTCGTGGCCGCCTACGGCGAACTGGCGCGTGCGGGGGTGGTGGAAAGCCGCGGTCGCGGCGGCACCCGGGTCCTCGATCGCGCGGAGGTCGCCCAGGAGGGCTTCGCGGCAGACACGGTGTTGCGCGACGTCGGGACCGGAAACCCCGACCCCGATCTGATCCCGGGTTTCCTCCCCGCACTCACCGCGATGGCCGGGCGCCCCGTGCTCTACGGCGAGCCTGTGATCGATCCGGGGCTGGAGCGGTGGGCGACCGCGTGGATGAGCGAGGACCTCGCCCCCTCGGCACCGGCTAGGCTCACGATCACCAGCGGCGCGGGAGACGCGGTCGAGCGCCTGTTCGCGGATGTCCTCACCCGTGGCGACGCCGTCGCGCTGGAAGACCCGTGCTTCCTGACGAGCATCCACACGGTGCGTCTGGGCGGGTACCGGCCGGTGCCGGTCCCGGTCGACGATCAGGGGATGACCGTCGACGGGCTCAGAGCCGCGCTCCAGCAGGGGGTGCGGGCCGTCCTGTGCACGCCGCGCGCGCAGAACCCCACGGGGGCGAGCCTGTCCGCGGATCGCGCCGAAGCCCTCCGCGACCTGCTGCGCGAGCATCCGTACGTGCTGGTCATCGAAGACGACCACTTCTCGATGCTCTCGCGCGCTCCCTTGCACTCCCTGATCGGGCCGGAGCACCGCCGCTGGGCGCTCATCCGGTCGGTCTCGAAGTTCCTCGGACCCGACATGTGCCTGGCGGTCACCGCATCCGATCCCGACACGGCCGACCGCCTCGCGACGCGGCTGACACCCGGCACCACGTGGGTGAGCCATCTGCTGCAGCGGCTGACGCACACCCTGGTGGCCGACCCGGCGGTGACCGAGGGCATCGCCCGCGCATCCGCCCATTACGCCGAGCGCAATGCCTCCTTCGCCGACCGACTCACCGCGCACGGCGTCCCCACGCGCGCTGGTGACGGGTTGAACCTCTGGGTGGCGCTGCCCGTGCCGGCGCGCGCGGTGACGCAGCAGCTCATGCGTCGGGGGTGGCTGGCGCGCAGCGGCGATGAGTTCGTGCTCTCGGACGCGTCTTCGGCTCGGCGGCTTCGTCTGACCGTGCACGATCTCGACGATACTGAGGCCGAGCAGCTCGCAGCCGACATCGCAGCCGCGGTGCGGGCTGTGCGCGGCCGGCCCGTGCGGGCCGAGGTGGGATGA
- the pdxS gene encoding pyridoxal 5'-phosphate synthase lyase subunit PdxS has product MSTVDTGTGRVKRGLAEMLKGGVIMDVVTVEQAKIAEDAGAVAVMALERVPADIRAQGGVSRMSDPDMIDGIIEAVSIPVMAKARIGHFVEAQVLQELGVDYIDESEVLSPADYVNHIDKWGFTVPFVCGATNLGEALRRINEGAAMIRSKGEAGTGDVSEATKHIRKISSEINVLRSMTKDELYVAAKELQAPYDLVAEIAETGKLPVVLFVAGGVATPADAAMMMQLGADGVFVGSGIFKSGNPAERAAAIVKATTFFDDAAVIAQVSRGLGEAMVGINVSDLPAPHRLAERGW; this is encoded by the coding sequence GTGAGCACAGTGGACACCGGAACCGGTCGCGTCAAGCGCGGCCTGGCAGAGATGCTCAAGGGCGGCGTCATCATGGACGTCGTCACCGTCGAGCAGGCCAAGATCGCCGAGGACGCCGGCGCCGTCGCGGTGATGGCACTCGAGCGCGTCCCCGCAGACATCCGCGCGCAGGGCGGGGTGTCGCGCATGAGCGACCCCGACATGATCGACGGCATCATCGAGGCCGTCTCGATCCCGGTGATGGCCAAGGCCAGGATCGGGCACTTCGTCGAGGCGCAGGTGCTGCAGGAGCTCGGTGTCGACTACATCGACGAGTCCGAAGTGCTCTCACCCGCCGACTACGTCAACCACATCGACAAGTGGGGCTTCACCGTCCCCTTCGTCTGCGGCGCGACCAATCTCGGCGAGGCGCTCCGGCGCATCAACGAGGGCGCCGCGATGATCCGGTCCAAAGGCGAGGCCGGCACCGGAGATGTCTCTGAGGCCACCAAGCACATCCGCAAGATCTCCAGCGAGATCAACGTGCTGCGCTCGATGACCAAGGACGAGCTGTACGTCGCGGCCAAAGAGCTGCAGGCCCCCTACGACCTGGTCGCCGAGATCGCCGAGACCGGGAAGCTGCCGGTGGTGCTGTTCGTCGCAGGCGGCGTCGCCACTCCGGCCGATGCCGCGATGATGATGCAGCTCGGTGCCGACGGCGTGTTCGTGGGCTCGGGGATCTTCAAGTCCGGCAACCCGGCTGAGCGCGCCGCCGCGATCGTGAAGGCCACGACATTCTTCGACGACGCCGCCGTGATCGCCCAGGTCTCGCGCGGGCTCGGCGAGGCGATGGTCGGCATCAACGTGAGCGACCTGCCCGCCCCGCACCGCCTCGCCGAGCGTGGCTGGTAG
- the pdxT gene encoding pyridoxal 5'-phosphate synthase glutaminase subunit PdxT: MAGSPRVGVLALQGDVREHASVLRDLGADVVLVRRPEELDQVDGLVLPGGESSVIDKLSRAFGMQRPIRGAIESGLPVYGTCAGLILLADRITDGIEGQQTFGGLDVTVQRNAFGSQVDSFETDLHVPALGAPPVHAIFIRAPLVRDVGEGVEALASLDDGRVVAVRTARMLGTSFHPEVTGERRFHELFLDMVRAV, encoded by the coding sequence GTGGCTGGTAGCCCTCGGGTCGGAGTGCTCGCCCTGCAGGGCGACGTCCGCGAGCACGCCTCGGTGCTGCGCGACCTCGGTGCCGACGTCGTCCTCGTCCGACGCCCCGAGGAACTCGACCAGGTGGACGGCCTCGTCCTGCCGGGCGGAGAATCCAGCGTCATCGACAAACTCTCGCGCGCGTTCGGGATGCAGCGGCCGATCCGCGGCGCCATCGAGTCCGGCCTGCCCGTGTACGGCACCTGCGCCGGGCTGATCCTGCTCGCCGACCGGATCACCGACGGCATCGAAGGTCAGCAGACGTTCGGCGGCCTGGACGTGACGGTGCAGCGGAACGCCTTCGGCAGCCAGGTCGATTCGTTCGAGACCGATCTGCACGTGCCCGCCCTCGGCGCACCGCCCGTCCACGCGATCTTCATCCGGGCACCGCTCGTGCGTGATGTGGGCGAGGGTGTCGAGGCGCTCGCGAGCCTGGACGACGGGCGAGTCGTCGCGGTGCGCACCGCCCGGATGCTGGGCACGTCGTTCCACCCGGAGGTCACCGGCGAGCGCCGCTTCCACGAGTTGTTCCTCGACATGGTGCGCGCGGTCTGA
- a CDS encoding DUF1697 domain-containing protein: MTTWVALLRGVNVNGITVRSADLRDLFDQLGFTDVRTVLASGNVVFSSTAAAPALKTKIEKALRDRFGYDAWIVLVTRAAVAQAVEAFPFDAADASRQPYVVFASDEAVLIEILAAAPELDPDADPVARGTGVVYWHPVKGTTVDTPFGRLLSKKTYRESTTNRNLRTLQKIVS; the protein is encoded by the coding sequence ATGACGACGTGGGTTGCGCTGCTTCGCGGCGTGAACGTGAACGGCATCACCGTTCGCTCCGCCGATCTGCGCGACCTCTTCGACCAGCTGGGATTCACGGACGTGCGCACGGTCCTGGCCAGCGGCAACGTGGTCTTCTCCAGTACCGCCGCCGCGCCTGCGCTCAAGACGAAGATCGAGAAGGCGCTGCGAGATCGGTTCGGCTACGACGCGTGGATCGTGCTGGTGACCAGGGCGGCGGTCGCTCAGGCGGTCGAGGCGTTCCCGTTCGACGCCGCGGATGCCTCGAGACAGCCCTACGTGGTGTTCGCATCCGACGAGGCGGTCCTCATCGAGATCCTCGCCGCGGCACCCGAACTCGATCCAGACGCGGATCCGGTGGCTCGCGGGACCGGCGTCGTGTACTGGCATCCGGTCAAGGGCACGACGGTCGACACGCCGTTCGGGCGGCTCCTGTCCAAGAAGACGTACCGGGAGTCCACGACCAACCGCAATCTGCGGACGCTCCAGAAGATCGTGAGCTGA
- a CDS encoding YebC/PmpR family DNA-binding transcriptional regulator: MSGHSKWATTKHKKAVIDSRRAKSFAKLIKNIEVAAKIGGADLSGNPTLVDAIQKAKKTSVPNDNIDRAVKRGAGLTGESVDYQTIMYEGYGPNGVALLIECLTDNKNRAAAEVRTAMTRNGGTMADPGSVSYNFHRKGVIVVSGESASEDDVMLAVLEAGAEEIEPHGDGFGVITEASDLVSVRSALQDAGIDYESADVEFVPGLKVEVDADTARKVFRLIDALEDSDDVQNVYSNFDLTAEVQAELEENED; the protein is encoded by the coding sequence ATGTCCGGCCACTCCAAGTGGGCGACGACGAAGCACAAGAAGGCGGTCATCGACTCCCGCCGCGCCAAGTCGTTCGCCAAGCTCATCAAGAACATCGAAGTCGCGGCCAAGATCGGCGGCGCCGACCTCTCGGGGAACCCGACCCTGGTCGATGCCATCCAGAAGGCCAAGAAGACCTCGGTCCCCAACGACAACATCGACCGTGCGGTCAAGCGCGGCGCGGGACTCACAGGCGAGTCCGTCGATTACCAGACGATCATGTACGAGGGCTACGGCCCGAACGGCGTCGCCCTGCTGATCGAGTGCCTCACCGACAACAAGAACCGCGCCGCAGCCGAGGTGCGAACGGCCATGACGCGCAACGGCGGCACGATGGCCGACCCGGGCAGCGTCTCGTACAACTTCCATCGCAAGGGCGTGATCGTCGTCTCGGGCGAGAGCGCATCAGAGGATGACGTGATGCTCGCCGTCCTCGAAGCCGGTGCCGAGGAGATCGAGCCGCACGGCGACGGCTTCGGCGTGATCACCGAGGCCAGCGACCTCGTCTCGGTCCGCTCGGCGCTGCAGGATGCCGGCATCGACTACGAGTCGGCCGATGTCGAGTTCGTCCCGGGGCTCAAGGTCGAAGTCGACGCGGACACCGCGCGCAAGGTCTTCCGGCTGATCGACGCGCTCGAGGACAGCGACGACGTGCAGAACGTCTACAGCAACTTCGACCTGACCGCCGAGGTCCAGGCCGAGCTCGAGGAGAACGAGGACTGA
- the ruvC gene encoding crossover junction endodeoxyribonuclease RuvC: protein MAAALRVLGIDPGLTRCGVGVVDVASNRSATLVHVGVIRSDPGEPIERRLATIAAGIRAVIDEHEPSVVAVERVFSQHNRQSVMGTAQASGIALLIAGERGLAASTHTPTEVKAAVTGYGAADKRQVQTMVARILRLDALPQPADAADALALALCHAWRGGAAVSPAAGALTPAQRAWADAERLARR, encoded by the coding sequence GTGGCAGCTGCGTTGCGCGTTCTCGGAATCGACCCCGGCCTGACCCGGTGCGGCGTCGGCGTCGTGGACGTCGCGTCCAACCGATCGGCCACGCTCGTGCACGTCGGCGTGATCCGCTCCGATCCGGGCGAGCCCATCGAACGTCGTCTGGCCACGATCGCGGCCGGCATCCGTGCCGTGATCGACGAGCACGAGCCCAGCGTCGTCGCGGTCGAGCGGGTCTTCTCCCAGCACAACCGGCAGTCGGTCATGGGCACTGCGCAGGCCAGCGGCATCGCGCTGCTGATCGCGGGCGAGCGCGGGCTGGCGGCCAGCACGCACACGCCCACCGAGGTCAAGGCGGCGGTCACCGGCTACGGCGCCGCCGACAAGCGACAGGTGCAGACGATGGTCGCGCGCATCCTGCGCCTCGACGCGCTTCCACAACCCGCCGATGCGGCCGACGCGCTCGCGCTGGCCCTCTGCCACGCCTGGCGCGGGGGAGCCGCGGTATCGCCGGCCGCTGGTGCCCTGACCCCGGCGCAGCGCGCCTGGGCCGATGCGGAGCGCCTCGCCCGCCGATAG
- the ruvA gene encoding Holliday junction branch migration protein RuvA, translating to MISSLRGRALHVDGDQIVVEVGGVGLAVAVAPHLAAATDPDEQVFLHTHLIVREDALSLFGFETREELVVFTQLLGVTGVGPKSALGVLSSLGVSQIAQAVAADDDAPFRRVSGIGPKTAKLIVVQLTGKLAPPASPGRPRAGVAPDVATQVAQALVGLGWNDRAATEAVASVLEDASDADRSSVPSLLRLTLAALGPARKEHAGG from the coding sequence ATGATCTCTTCACTGCGCGGTCGCGCACTGCATGTCGACGGCGATCAGATCGTGGTCGAGGTCGGCGGTGTCGGGCTCGCCGTCGCGGTCGCACCGCACCTCGCCGCAGCGACCGACCCCGACGAGCAGGTCTTCCTGCACACGCACCTCATCGTCCGCGAGGACGCCCTGTCGCTGTTCGGGTTCGAGACCAGAGAGGAGCTGGTGGTGTTCACCCAGCTCCTCGGCGTCACCGGCGTCGGACCCAAATCCGCCCTGGGTGTGCTCTCCTCACTCGGCGTCTCCCAGATCGCCCAGGCCGTCGCCGCCGACGATGACGCGCCGTTCCGCCGCGTGAGCGGCATCGGGCCGAAGACCGCGAAGCTGATCGTCGTGCAGCTCACCGGCAAACTGGCGCCCCCCGCTTCGCCCGGGAGACCGCGCGCCGGTGTCGCGCCGGACGTGGCCACCCAGGTCGCACAGGCCCTCGTCGGCCTCGGATGGAACGACCGTGCAGCGACCGAGGCCGTGGCATCCGTGCTCGAAGACGCATCCGACGCAGACCGTTCCTCCGTCCCCTCGCTGCTGCGGCTGACGCTGGCAGCGCTCGGACCTGCTCGCAAGGAGCATGCCGGTGGATGA